From a single Kitasatospora azatica KCTC 9699 genomic region:
- a CDS encoding MFS transporter: protein MAITRRPASAPSSPDTGRTTLGALLRTRDFRRLLSARLLSQLSDGVFQVSLASYVIFSPERQSTPSDIASMLAVLLLPFSVVGPFAGVLLDRWRRREVLYLGNLARFGLGLVTAGLLLGQAPEWLFFAAALLVTALNRFILAGLSAALPRVVAPGQLVTANALSPTAGTVAAACGGGIGFLFHQILPPGPQADAALVTLAAALYLAAALAAHRMDPELLGPEHHPDRPDLRAALGQAGRALADGMRHLVRQSRPAVHALAAVTAARFCYGVLIVTVLMLSRYTFNEASDAQGGLATLGTALAFSALGFFLAAVVSPWFTRRLGLTGWMVACLGSAALFVPALGLFFTTGPVMAAALLLGVVTQATKICADTIVQNSVEDDYRGRVFALYDVLFNVAFVAAAAVTALVLPLHGRSVPVVLGVAVVYALSAALYARAARRHPDHQVS from the coding sequence GTGGCGATCACCCGACGGCCGGCTTCGGCCCCCAGCAGCCCTGACACCGGTCGCACCACCCTCGGCGCGCTGCTACGCACCCGGGACTTCCGCCGGCTGCTGAGCGCCCGACTGCTCTCCCAGCTCTCCGACGGGGTCTTCCAGGTCTCACTGGCCTCGTACGTGATCTTCTCCCCGGAGCGCCAGTCCACCCCCTCCGACATCGCCTCGATGCTCGCGGTGCTGCTGCTGCCGTTCTCCGTGGTCGGTCCGTTCGCCGGCGTGCTGCTCGACCGCTGGCGCCGCCGCGAGGTCCTCTACCTGGGCAACCTGGCCCGCTTCGGCCTCGGCCTGGTCACCGCCGGGCTGCTGCTCGGCCAAGCTCCCGAGTGGCTCTTCTTCGCCGCCGCGCTGCTGGTCACCGCGCTCAACCGGTTCATCCTGGCGGGCCTGTCCGCTGCCCTCCCCCGGGTGGTCGCACCGGGCCAGCTGGTCACCGCGAACGCCCTCTCCCCCACCGCCGGCACGGTCGCGGCCGCCTGCGGTGGTGGCATCGGCTTCCTCTTCCACCAGATACTGCCGCCCGGGCCGCAGGCCGACGCCGCGCTGGTCACGCTGGCCGCCGCGCTCTACCTGGCCGCCGCGCTGGCCGCACACCGGATGGACCCCGAGCTGCTGGGCCCCGAGCACCACCCCGACCGACCCGACCTGCGCGCCGCCCTCGGCCAGGCCGGCCGGGCCCTCGCCGACGGCATGCGGCACCTGGTCCGGCAGAGCAGGCCGGCCGTGCACGCGCTGGCCGCCGTCACCGCCGCACGGTTCTGCTACGGGGTGCTGATCGTCACGGTGCTGATGCTCTCCCGGTACACCTTCAACGAGGCCTCCGACGCCCAGGGCGGGCTGGCCACCCTCGGCACCGCGCTGGCCTTCTCGGCGCTCGGCTTCTTCCTGGCCGCGGTGGTCAGCCCCTGGTTCACCCGCCGGCTCGGCCTGACCGGCTGGATGGTCGCCTGCCTCGGCTCGGCCGCGCTCTTCGTCCCCGCACTCGGCCTCTTCTTCACCACCGGGCCGGTGATGGCCGCCGCACTGCTGCTCGGGGTGGTCACCCAGGCCACCAAGATCTGCGCCGACACGATCGTGCAGAACTCGGTGGAGGACGACTACCGGGGACGCGTCTTCGCCCTCTACGACGTGCTCTTCAACGTCGCCTTCGTGGCCGCGGCCGCCGTCACCGCGCTGGTCCTGCCGCTCCACGGGCGCTCGGTACCCGTGGTGCTCGGAGTGGCGGTGGTCTACGCCCTGAGCGCCGCCCTCTACGCCCGCGCGGCGCGCCGCCACCCCGATCATCAGGTCAGCTGA
- a CDS encoding PadR family transcriptional regulator — MSRRSGVLEFAVLGLLHDAPMHGYELRKRLNILLGSFRAFSYGTLYPCLKNLVAQGFLVEDNPDTEYVPATALNGKRSKIVYRLSPEGKERFEELLADSGPDAWEDEHFGVHFAFFGQTDRAVRMRVLEGRRSRLEERLERMRSSIARTRERFDDYTLELQRHGLESVEREVRWLNELIETERANRSGRTVPGGPATPQSSDGRGREDGSPDPPQPPHDRPGRSA; from the coding sequence GTGAGCAGGCGCTCAGGAGTGCTGGAGTTCGCCGTCCTCGGCCTTCTGCATGACGCTCCGATGCACGGCTACGAGCTGCGCAAGCGACTGAACATCCTGCTCGGCTCGTTCCGCGCCTTCTCCTACGGCACGCTCTACCCCTGCCTGAAGAACCTGGTCGCCCAGGGCTTCCTGGTGGAGGACAACCCCGACACCGAGTACGTCCCGGCCACCGCGCTGAACGGCAAGCGGTCGAAGATCGTCTACCGGCTCTCCCCGGAGGGCAAGGAGCGCTTCGAGGAGTTGCTCGCCGACTCCGGTCCGGACGCCTGGGAGGACGAGCACTTCGGTGTGCACTTCGCCTTCTTCGGTCAGACCGACCGGGCGGTGCGGATGCGCGTACTGGAGGGTCGGCGCAGCCGGCTGGAGGAGCGGCTGGAGCGGATGCGCTCGTCGATCGCCCGCACCCGCGAGCGGTTCGACGACTACACGCTCGAGCTGCAGCGACACGGTCTCGAGTCGGTGGAGCGCGAGGTCCGCTGGCTCAACGAACTGATCGAGACCGAGCGGGCCAACCGGAGCGGACGCACCGTACCGGGCGGGCCCGCGACACCACAGTCTTCGGACGGCCGTGGCCGCGAGGACGGATCCCCAGATCCGCCCCAGCCACCGCACGACCGCCCGGGGCGCTCCGCCTAG
- a CDS encoding inositol-3-phosphate synthase: protein MGSVRVAIVGVGNCAASLVQGVEFYKDADPAGKVPGLMHVQFGEYHVKDVEFVAAFDVDAKKVGFDLADAIGASENNTIKICDVPPTGVTVQRGHTLDGLGKYYLETIEQSAEEPVDVVQVLKDRQVDVLVCYLPVGSEDAAKFYAQCAIDAKVAFVNALPVFIAGTKEWADKFTEAGVPIVGDDIKSQVGATITHRVMAKLFEDRGVLLERTMQLNVGGNMDFKNMLERDRLESKKISKTQAVTSQVRDRELGSKNVHIGPSDYVAWLDDRKWAYVRLEGRAFGNVPLNLEYKLEVWDSPNSAGVIIDAVRAAKIAKDRGIGGPILSASSYFMKSPPVQYFDDEARENVEKFIRGEVER, encoded by the coding sequence ATGGGTTCGGTTCGCGTAGCCATCGTGGGCGTCGGCAACTGCGCCGCGTCGCTGGTGCAGGGTGTCGAGTTCTACAAGGACGCCGACCCGGCCGGTAAGGTCCCCGGCCTGATGCACGTCCAGTTCGGCGAGTACCACGTCAAGGACGTCGAGTTCGTCGCGGCGTTCGACGTCGACGCCAAGAAGGTCGGCTTCGACCTGGCCGACGCCATCGGCGCCAGCGAGAACAACACCATCAAGATCTGCGACGTGCCGCCGACCGGCGTCACCGTGCAGCGGGGTCACACCCTGGACGGCCTCGGCAAGTACTACCTCGAGACCATCGAGCAGTCCGCCGAGGAGCCGGTCGACGTCGTGCAGGTCCTCAAGGACCGCCAGGTCGACGTGCTCGTCTGCTACCTGCCCGTCGGCTCCGAGGACGCGGCGAAGTTCTACGCCCAGTGCGCCATCGACGCCAAGGTCGCCTTCGTGAACGCCCTGCCGGTGTTCATCGCGGGCACCAAGGAGTGGGCGGACAAGTTCACCGAGGCCGGCGTGCCGATCGTCGGTGACGACATCAAGTCCCAGGTGGGCGCCACCATCACGCACCGCGTGATGGCGAAGCTCTTCGAGGACCGCGGTGTCCTGCTCGAGCGCACCATGCAGCTGAACGTCGGCGGCAACATGGACTTCAAGAACATGCTCGAGCGTGACCGCCTGGAGTCCAAGAAGATCTCCAAGACCCAGGCCGTCACCTCGCAGGTCCGCGACCGCGAGCTGGGTTCGAAGAACGTGCACATCGGCCCGTCCGACTACGTCGCCTGGCTCGACGACCGCAAGTGGGCGTACGTCCGCCTCGAGGGTCGCGCGTTCGGCAACGTCCCGCTGAACCTGGAGTACAAGCTCGAGGTCTGGGACTCCCCGAACTCGGCCGGCGTGATCATCGACGCGGTGCGCGCGGCGAAGATCGCCAAGGACCGCGGCATCGGTGGCCCGATCCTGTCGGCGTCCTCGTACTTCATGAAGTCCCCGCCGGTGCAGTACTTCGACGACGAGGCCCGGGAGAACGTCGAGAAGTTCATCCGCGGCGAGGTCGAGCGCTGA